A region of the Penicillium psychrofluorescens genome assembly, chromosome: 6 genome:
GGTCCGGGCCGttgcgctgctggatggTCTCAAGGCGGATGATGCCTACGCGGCCTCGACGCCACAGACACCTCGCCCACGACGGGTGAAGCGGCGGCGCGAGTGGGAGTGGACGCTGGGGCCGATGGATTCGAATAATCCACCTACCGCTCAGAATAATgttgcttcttcatcagaGGTGGCGCAGCAGAATTATGCACCAGTGACTACTGCCTTGCCATTTGACTTTCCACGGTTGTCTCAAAAGGGCCTTGTCGAACACAACGAGCTAGAGACACGGTGTTGATGGCTTCTCTTGCATTTTATGAATCATGTTCCATGTCATATAGAAAGCGCAGGTTTGCTTTTTTGTACATATTTTACTACTTACTCTCTGGTCTGTTGATGATACCTGTCATGCTTGTCATCACGATCATAATAAATACATCCATTTCACTGAAAACATTCAATTTGCAGATTAGTAAAATCAGgtggggaaaaaaaagtaaGATTAGAAGACACGATACATGACCTATGGTATGCAACCATGCCTCATGTGAGGGATTATGACCTTGTCGTAGTCTGCCAGTGTTATGCGGCCAACTATAGATGCAACGGGTATAGTTTCAAAGACGATTAAAAAGGGGGAATATACGCTATGTTCAAGAGTCATTATAGGCTAAATTCTATTTCAGTCCAGGCTCAGTGGTCTAGTGGTATGATTCCTGCTTTGGGAGTTCGACCTAAAATGCAGGAGGCCCCGGATTCGATCTCCGGCTGAGCCCGAGTTTTTTTGTCTGTCTTCTTTATAAAAAGAacacttttcttttttgtttctctatAAGTATTATGTATGCCCAATGAACATGCCCCTAGGACGGAAGTTCCATAAGGTTTCATTCAAGCGTTGTTCAAACCAATGGGTGTCATAGACCAGGACCGTCTATCTGTTTAGGTATACAACTACTGAATAACTACTACCCATGTTGATGATAATTATTTTGATTGCCATCACTAACTATCTTAACATAACCTGGATACCCTTGATAAACCTATTCATTTTGTTTCGCATTTGCATTTACTCACATGCAACTAAGTCTCCGTCTCGACATCCGGCTCCCTCCCCGTCAAACCACCCGCGccaaccttcttcttcagctttgCCAGCGCGAACTTGGCCTCATCCTTCGCGAAGAGCGCATTCCTAGCCGGTTTCCACTGCATCAGCCCACGCTGCTGTCTCTGCTCGCTGCGCTTATTCACCTTGTTGACGTCAGTCGGGCTTCTCGCGCTGGCAGAGGACGACGCCGTCGCACCACCGATGCTCTTCGTACTGATAGTTGACGGACCGTTATCGTTGCTATAGTCCGATGACAGAGACTTCCGCTCGGCTTCCTCCGACTCGCCGACAGAGGTGTCATCCCCGTTTTCCGGCGCGCGGTCCCCGTCCTTCCCGTTCTCCATCTGCGAGGGCTGGCCCTTCAGCGGGGGcggggtgatcgggtcgtGTCGCGGAGCGTCCTTGCCTGGTTCGGCGACTTTGCGGCCCGCGGAGTCCGTGTACGCGCGCGGGTCTTCGCCGAACGCGCCACTCCAATCATGGCCTTCGCGGTCgatccagcggcggcgcTCGCCGGAATCGGCGCGCTTCAGCACGTCGCGGTTGTCGATCAGGGACTGGTCGTGCTTCTCTTGCACTTCTGGTGGAACTTCGATGGAGACGCTGCGCGATCGCACGCCCTGCGACATGCATGCTTCCCAGGTCTCGAAGGTCTCGCGCGAGTCGttgtcgacgacgaagcgTTCGTGCGACTCGTCAATGCCTGGCGAGAAGCGGCACTTGAACTGCAGACGCCCGACTTCGGTGAGGTCTTCTAGGCCGGGTGCTTCCTTGGCGCGCCAGTTTGCTTCCGTCACGTAGTTCTGCGTCAGGCGGGCGCCCTTCTTGGTGGTCCAGATCGGGAGGTCGATGTCGGTGTCTTCGTTGTCGACTAGGTGCTGCAGCCACAGGACGGCATAGGCTGCCGCGCCGCGTTTTCCGGCAAGATGGATCTCGAAGACCACCGGGGAACGGTATCGGTGCTTGACAGGCATACGCAGCGAGTCGCGGTAGCTCACGTCCGAGGTATCGTAGGTCGCATCGTTGCCGTCCATGTGGCAGACGTGCCGGGCGATCTTGCCGACACTGCCGCCAGTACgcatcttgatcttggccATGTGGCCGTAGTCCTTCGCGACGATCTTGTCGGACGAAAACTCGAACGTCCCGACTTCCCAACCCAGCATTTGGGGGGGCAGTTTGGTCTCGACGTGACGGAAGAGAAGCGAGATGCGGATGCGACCGAATCCAATGCCTCCGTCGAGGGGATACCACCGCGTCTTTTGCGAGCTGGTCTGGAAGACATCGGACAACTTCAGTGGGACCACGCCGAGGATGGGGTCGTGCTCGCGATAGCGGTGGTCACGCACGGTGACCGTGACGACGGCTGACCTCCAGTCACGGACGAACCGCTCGGTTCCTGCATTAAAGATCGGCTTGGAGCTCACTGCTTTAGCGCGGGTACGGTAGACCTGGAGTTTCACGATCAGTATTTAAAAGGAAAGCTAGAGAAAAGTTTCGAAAGCGCTCACCAATTCATCATTCACCATTATCTTGCAGTAACTCGTTGGGAGGTTCCCGCCCTGTTCCTCAGTATTCTCGCCAAACGGTTTAGCGGGCTCGTACTCCTTGCCCTTGCGGTTTCCATCGCTGCCACTGATATTTGCCAGTTGGAGATTGACGATCTGATGCACCACGACGTGGAGAATACCGCTGGGCCAGATGGGATCCGGGGGGGTGTGCATGACGgcgtcctcttcgtcgttgGTGATCGTCcccttctcatcctcaaagGTAGGATCGCCCTTCATATTCTCAGGCAGATCCTTGTTCTTCCCATCGGTCCGCAGCTCCGGACGAATCTTCGGTTTGCCGAAATATCCAACCTCCCAGTGGAGCTGGCCCGGCATCTCGCTACCTTGATCCATGCCCTGCAGCTTAGACACCTGGGGAAACATCCGACTCGGGTGCTGGAGCATTTCCCGGATTGGCAGCTCGACTTTGCCAACAATGTCGTCGGCAGAGTTCCGGTCCGAGTCCCACAGCTCGACGCTGAGGTTCTCGTTTGCCTTGATCAACTCCGGCGTCACGAGTAGCGCGGCCGTTTCCTCCCACATCGGGTTCAGGTCGTCGGTGATCACGCGTGTGCAGTACATGGGCTTCCCGTACTTCGAGAAGGACAGGTTGATGTATGGGTCACTGCCGCCACCATCACTACCACGGGCGTCCTGCTTGCTCAAGCCGACTGCACGGTGGATGCGAACCCACATGACACCCAGCGCCAGAGTGTCCTTGCTAATGTCGTCGCCCTTGAGCATCATAGAAAGATCCATCGTCATGGACTTGGGGGCTGCAAACATAGCACTGGCCGCGGCGATGGAATAGTTGACGAAATTGGAGATCAATGGCAGATTGAGGATATTGACTCCCTTTCGAAGCATAGGCATACAGCCGGCACGCACATGTGGGACCCCAACCAAGCTGAAAGTAACCTCTTTCATAAACGGGGGCTCGGGCATCAGCTGAAATCGCAGGCGAACGGTACCGACCAACTCGATCAGCTCGACGAACACAGGGAACGGCACGCCGAACAGTCCTCGGATACCCAGGTAGAAAACCAGCTGCATGTGCATATTGCGTGCCTTGGACGAGGCAGACTGGCCCGTAGGCATCGCATGGTAGGCGAATGCGGCTTCCATGTTGTAATAGTCACCAccttcctcggcggcggcagctTCCTGGGGATCtttgttcttcaggttctgGTCGCGGATATTATCCTTCATGTGGTCTACATGGTTGTCCGGAAGAGAACGCATGCTGAGAATCCGGATTGGGTTGCTCCCTTGGTCAATTTCAGCAATGCGAACATTCTCCACCACACCGGGTGCCGAGGCCTGCATGATATCTTCGATGGTGTCCGCGACGGGACTCAGCATATCCGGATTGACCAGGCCCCAGACGACGCCAAGGAAACTGTTCATCCACTCCACGGATTCAGGCAGGAGATTGGCAGTGGCCTTTTGATATGGTCAGCTTCATTCACCGTCCTTTTCAGACCCGAACTTACCGTCTGCCCACGAAGCTTCTCGCTGCTCCACTCCATTTCTCGACCACTCCGGATGACCTCCTGCACCCACATCCACACGCCCGTTGCAATGCATGCGGCCAGTGGGATCAGACCCCAGAGGGAGCCGCCGAAGACCCGCCCAAGCACGATGATCGCAAATGGAATGGCAATGCACAGAGCCATGGCGCGCTTTTCCAATTGTTCAAACATTGGTTTGAACGAGATGGTCGGCGTGGGGTGGAAGAGGATATTCGTCTTCTCGCCGCGAATGGGGACATCAGACGTGGTGCCCTCTGCTATGGGATCCGGCGGCGCCGTGAtatcttgctcttctctaTACTTGTCCAGATCCTGATCGGGGCTCGTTTGATGATCGGTCGGTCGCCCCAGATTGGCATTGGGGACTGTCAGCCTGGGATCCTTGACCGGTTCCATGGCGCTCCTGTCCAGATCCTGGACGCCGATGTCTTTGCCGGTAGTTGGATCTGTGACGGTGCGCGTCTCGGATTTGGGAGCTTGGCGCGGCTGATGCTCCATCACATCGCCCGATTGCTGCTGGCCGCCATTTTTGCCCTGTTTTTTGTTCTGCTTGGCTTGCTGTTCCCTCGCGCGGTTGTCCGCGTCAATCTTCTGGTCTCGGTCTTTTTTGTTGGCGTCGAGATGCTCGACGAACTTTTGCACCGTCGGAATGGGGTTGCCCGCGCTCCAATGCTCGCCGACATGGTGCGGCTGCGGTGCGCTGGTTTCCGGGGGAGTGGAGGGCATGCTGGCAGTAGATTGCGGTGGTTGGTCAAAGATGGCCGGTAGTGAAGTATGTGGCCGGTAAGCACCAGCAGATTCAAAGCATCTCCCCGTGGTCACGAATAATGACTCGAAGGAATTGCAATCCAGGAGAACAGGCAGACGACCAGCCCTAAAAGTGGTCCAGGCCAGCTCCCAGTGGACCTACGTCATCGGTGGGCACTGGGCACGACGGGGATGACGATATGAAGTGCGCGATCAGTGGCAATCAATTTGCAGATTAATTGCTGATCCATCCCTCCCCACAACTCGATCGTTTTATTCCCTTGCACTGGCGGGATTCTGTCTTGGCGATGCGCTCATCCCAGGCCGGTGGTAATCAAGGCATTGGGAGTCCCGCCTTGCAGTCGGGGATCGCTTGCTCCCGTCTTTCTCGTAGCTTTCTCCACGCCCTGGGCTCCCTTGTGCACGCGACATGATGTCACCAGGGATGTCCATGACCCCAATACGGCGACCGAAGCGGTCGCAACAACCGTGGATGGCCCCAATGGACGATCCCGGTTCGTCTCGTTGGTGCGCATTCTTGTGTGGGACAGGCACCTTCGCGTGTCGAATAAAGTCGCGTATCCGGCCGTCGATCAAGTGTGAACTAGCGATCATGGTAGGTGATCGGTTGACCGATCACAATTAGGAGCTCGAATAGTCCATGTAGCTGTGGGTCGTACGAAGTGTATGAAGTGTATGGATGCATCGTGGTGTTGGCCGTGTCCTTATCGCCACGGGATCAGCGattgttcttcctcttttcacttcttccacttcaaccacgaccacgacATCTTCTGCCCCAAAATGTCAACCCCGGAGGAATCTCCCGCCCAACGAGCTGCGCGCCTGCGCCGAGAGCGCCGCGAGACCAAGATCAGGGATGGAGGAGCACAGCGTCTGGACAAAATCACCAGCATCGGCGGACGGGTACCCCAGCGTATGCCACAcctcccttcccttcccttcccttcaTGCCCAACCAAAAACCCATAGACTCTGCATCTCACAAGAACTAACACAATCGTCTGCCAAcagcccatgatgaatcCTCTCCAACGCCCCGGTCTACTGCCGCCAGCGCATCCCCATCTCCCGCGCCTCCATCCCAACCTTCGCCCTCCCCCCAACCAGACATGCAGTCTGCAGAGAGCCTCCGCGCCCAGCAGGAAGCCTTCCGCGCCTTGCTCCGCCAATCTGCCCCCGAGCCaggccagggccagggccagcAACAGCCGGACAACATGCAAGAAGACCCTACCTTGAAACTCCTCAattccctcctcggcgccatGCCCGGCGATCCCAACGCCGCCGCTCCTCCCGGCGCACCTCCCCCACCCCCCGGGCAACAACCACCAGGCCTCTCACCGGCCGACATCGCCTCCGCGCTCGGAGTCCCGCCCTACCTGGCCAGTATGCTAGGCGGCAAGCAGCCGCCGacggagcaggagcagaagcgACAGCAGGTGCTCAAGGCGCTGCATGTTCTCTTCTCGGTCGTGGTGTCGGTGTACATGCTCGTCGTGATTGGGACGTCGGTTGCTACCTTTGGATatccgccgccgaagcccgcGACGGCTCAGAATCCCTGGACCATGTTTCTTACGGGGGAATTGCTGCTCTCCGGTGGGAGGGTCTTGCTTGCTGGGAAACAGGGCGGTCTCGGTATGGCGGTGCAGCTGGCTCGGGATGTTATCCGCGATGGAAGTCTGGTTCTGTTTGTGCTTGGCATGGGCACTTGGTATCATAGTGAGTGGCAGACTGCTGCTGTGTCCTAGTTGAGATGAGACCGATAGCTTGAAATGGAGGTTTGCCTACATTCACGATTCCAGTTGGCATGCTATATACCAATCATAATCCGTACCAATATCGGCATTTATATTCCTGCTATATATCAAGCAGAGGAATCAGCCTGTCCCCTCTGAGCAGGCAAAACCACATTCATCAAAAcacccatcgccatcgcaTCCAGTCCCCAATCACCCACCCACTGCTCCATCCTCGCCCCATTCCTAAAATGCTCCGACAAATGTTCAGCCCTCGCCCGCCAACTCGGCAACGCACAGTCACAAAACCCACACCGACTGCGGACAATACCACCGCTACTGCGCCACACATCCAGATCAGGAACGGGCGGCATCGTACACCCGTGGAACTTGCGCAGATGTTGCCACAGGTAGTCCTTCCGGCTGAACGAGCGCTCTGCGATGGGTTTCTCCGCGCACACGGCGAACTCATGTTCTTCCAAATGGGCAGGGGTGGGGGATGGGAGTGCGCAGAACGGGCACGAGCTTGGTTGTGATTGGGATTCGGTTTCCGTTTCCAGGCGCCGGTGTATCTCGTCGAGAGAGGGCGTGCAGATCCAGAAGTCGAGTGGGAGGTGCACGCTTTTCTCGTGCCGGGTCCAGTCGTGGCGCTTGCGGAAGGATTGTGTGCAGAATGTGCATTGATATTGGTGCCCATTGTTGGATGCCGATGCTCGGTGGGTATGTCGTTGCCGGCGTGTTGTGTTTCTCTTCGGGATGAGTGGGAACGGTAGTAAgcccccttctcctccagaGGAGTGATAGCTCCATGCTGACGAGACACTGTCCGATGCTGATGTCTCGGACGCCCTACTCCCAAAgctggaggccgaggagggtAAATGAGAAGACGAATCCTCGAAATGGAACAGATCCATTGCAGACTCATCGATAGAGAACGGGTCCAGCATGTCCAGCGGAGCCTCCATCGACTCCGAAGCAATAGCATCCTGGATAACAGACTTGGAAACCGGCTCATCCTCCGGCGGAGACGCCTGCCAGCGTTCCATCGGAGTCAACATAGAAGCCAATGTACTCGTGACCATGGGAGAGCCGGCTCGAAAATGCGAGTCTGCGTGGACGGTCGACGTCTGCAGTTTCTGCTTCTGTCGCCGGCGCGCATTGGCGAACCACGTTGAGATGCGTTTCGCGGAGAATCCCGTTTCATAAGACAGTTGTGTCTTTTCGGCTTCGCTGGGATACGGGTGCGtttggttctggaagaacCATTCCCGTAGCACGCGCGCGCCTTTTCGGACAAACTGCTTCGATTCTTTGCGTTCTGCGAGGGGCTCTGTCTGGTTGATGCATTGTTCTTGTCCAATACCCTGGAATGAAAATTATTAGACATGATTATCGTAGTATTGATACAAATACTCACTCCATCTTCTGTGTGCTCGGGCACGCCGTGCAGATGGCCTAGCACGGGGGAGAAGGTTTCGAAGCCAGATGGAAGACGCTTTTCTCCTTTGGCTAAACTGCATTCTCGAAACAGGGCCACGCAACTGGAACAAGATTTGATGGGATTTGGATTGGCTGGCGCAGTGCGAATGATCAGACACTGTAACCTGTGTCGGCGGCAATGACTGCAAGGAACAGAGGGACGATATGCCCCGTCAAGCCAGTGCGAGACATTTCCCAGAGCC
Encoded here:
- a CDS encoding uncharacterized protein (ID:PFLUO_009066-T1.cds;~source:funannotate), producing the protein MPSTPPETSAPQPHHVGEHWSAGNPIPTVQKFVEHLDANKKDRDQKIDADNRAREQQAKQNKKQGKNGGQQQSGDVMEHQPRQAPKSETRTVTDPTTGKDIGVQDLDRSAMEPVKDPRLTVPNANLGRPTDHQTSPDQDLDKYREEQDITAPPDPIAEGTTSDVPIRGEKTNILFHPTPTISFKPMFEQLEKRAMALCIAIPFAIIVLGRVFGGSLWGLIPLAACIATGVWMWVQEVIRSGREMEWSSEKLRGQTATANLLPESVEWMNSFLGVVWGLVNPDMLSPVADTIEDIMQASAPGVVENVRIAEIDQGSNPIRILSMRSLPDNHVDHMKDNIRDQNLKNKDPQEAAAAEEGGDYYNMEAAFAYHAMPTGQSASSKARNMHMQLVFYLGIRGLFGVPFPVFVELIELVGTVRLRFQLMPEPPFMKEVTFSLVGVPHVRAGCMPMLRKGVNILNLPLISNFVNYSIAAASAMFAAPKSMTMDLSMMLKGDDISKDTLALGVMWVRIHRAVGLSKQDARGSDGGGSDPYINLSFSKYGKPMYCTRVITDDLNPMWEETAALLVTPELIKANENLSVELWDSDRNSADDIVGKVELPIREMLQHPSRMFPQVSKLQGMDQGSEMPGQLHWEVGYFGKPKIRPELRTDGKNKDLPENMKGDPTFEDEKGTITNDEEDAVMHTPPDPIWPSGILHVVVHQIVNLQLANISGSDGNRKGKEYEPAKPFGENTEEQGGNLPTSYCKIMVNDELVYRTRAKAVSSKPIFNAGTERFVRDWRSAVVTVTVRDHRYREHDPILGVVPLKLSDVFQTSSQKTRWYPLDGGIGFGRIRISLLFRHVETKLPPQMLGWEVGTFEFSSDKIVAKDYGHMAKIKMRTGGSVGKIARHVCHMDGNDATYDTSDVSYRDSLRMPVKHRYRSPVVFEIHLAGKRGAAAYAVLWLQHLVDNEDTDIDLPIWTTKKGARLTQNYVTEANWRAKEAPGLEDLTEVGRLQFKCRFSPGIDESHERFVVDNDSRETFETWEACMSQGVRSRSVSIEVPPEVQEKHDQSLIDNRDVLKRADSGERRRWIDREGHDWSGAFGEDPRAYTDSAGRKVAEPGKDAPRHDPITPPPLKGQPSQMENGKDGDRAPENGDDTSVGESEEAERKSLSSDYSNDNGPSTISTKSIGGATASSSASARSPTDVNKVNKRSEQRQQRGLMQWKPARNALFAKDEAKFALAKLKKKVGAGGLTGREPDVETET
- a CDS encoding uncharacterized protein (ID:PFLUO_009067-T1.cds;~source:funannotate), with the protein product MSTPEESPAQRAARLRRERRETKIRDGGAQRLDKITSIGGRVPQPHDESSPTPRSTAASASPSPAPPSQPSPSPQPDMQSAESLRAQQEAFRALLRQSAPEPGQGQGQQQPDNMQEDPTLKLLNSLLGAMPGDPNAAAPPGAPPPPPGQQPPGLSPADIASALGVPPYLASMLGGKQPPTEQEQKRQQVLKALHVLFSVVVSVYMLVVIGTSVATFGYPPPKPATAQNPWTMFLTGELLLSGGRVLLAGKQGGLGMAVQLARDVIRDGSLVLFVLGMGTWYHSEWQTAAVS
- a CDS encoding uncharacterized protein (ID:PFLUO_009068-T1.cds;~source:funannotate) — translated: MPDPGESILDIDASDNWLDEQSSLNWSSLNDFYFSKGEKRLPSGFETFSPVLGHLHGVPEHTEDGGIGQEQCINQTEPLAERKESKQFVRKGARVLREWFFQNQTHPYPSEAEKTQLSYETGFSAKRISTWFANARRRQKQKLQTSTVHADSHFRAGSPMVTSTLASMLTPMERWQASPPEDEPVSKSVIQDAIASESMEAPLDMLDPFSIDESAMDLFHFEDSSSHLPSSASSFGSRASETSASDSVSSAWSYHSSGGEGGLLPFPLIPKRNTTRRQRHTHRASASNNGHQYQCTFCTQSFRKRHDWTRHEKSVHLPLDFWICTPSLDEIHRRLETETESQSQPSSCPFCALPSPTPAHLEEHEFAVCAEKPIAERSFSRKDYLWQHLRKFHGCTMPPVPDLDVWRSSGGIVRSRCGFCDCALPSWRARAEHLSEHFRNGARMEQWVGDWGLDAMAMGVLMNVVLPAQRGQADSSA